The Geomonas agri genome contains the following window.
AGAGGGGCAGACCGGGCGGGTGGTCTGGTCGGCAAGCACCGCCAAAGGCGGCATCGGCATCACGGAAAAGCTTTTCGGCGGCGGCGGGAAACCGCTTAATGATGTGACGGAGAAAGCGGTCAATGACCTTATCAACAAAATGTTCGAGTAGGGGCTCGAGTCGCCCCGACCGTCAGGGATTGCCATGTCTGGTTGTCTGAGTGCTATCGTGCACAACACGGCTTGTAAGGTTCTCCGCCCTGCGCTGATGTGCGCCGTGCTGACGTTCGGCTGCTGCTTGGCTGCCGGCTGCTCCTATCCCGCGCCCGTCATTGAGCGTTTCAGTTCCGCGGCGCCCTCCTGGGGGCCACGGATAGCGGTGTACCCGATCGAAAACCTGAGCGGGGCGCCGGCCCCGCTCAGGGAACTGCACGACGAGCTGGCGGTCACGCTGCAGCGTGCCGGGGCGAGGCTTGTGGACCCCAAAACCCTGGATCGTTTTTTTGAGCGCCACTGGGTGCGCTACGTGGGGGGCATTGACGAAGCGACGGCAGCCGCCCTGAGGGATGAAGTTGGAGCCGACGCGGTCCTGATCACCAGCCTGGAACTGTACAACGATCAATCGCCGCCACGCATTGCCCTGATAGCACGTCTGGTCAGCACTGCCGGGCTGCCTGAAATCGCCTGGATGGACAGTTATGCCAAAACGGGCGAGGATACTCCCGGACTCCTGGGGCTGAAGATCATCCAGGACCCGGTCCGACTGAGGGGCATGGCTCTTGAGTACTTGGAGACGTCCCTGCGGGATTACATCATCAATCCCCCGGAGCGCGCGCCAATAGTCTCCGCAAGGGAGGTGCGCGAGAACAAGCCGTTCACGATCTCGGACCTGGCTGCCGCAATGAGGACTGAACCGCGCATGCTGGCCGATGAACAAGCGAGGAAACGGCTGTGGTTCTCCGTCGGTGGTCTTATCCCGCCCCGGTACGGGCCGAAAAGGATGTACAGCTCAGGCGATGTGCTGAGTGATCAGTTGCGATCCCTCGCCATCGTCCCGTTTCCGGACTATAGCACGCGCAAGCATGGAGCAGAGGTGGTTGCGCTGCATCTGGCCAAGCAACTGGTCCTCGACAGGAGGCACAAAATCCTTGAATTTGGTGTTGTTCGTGATAAGATGCTGAACCTTCGCATCATTATGAGCGGTGGCGTTTCGAACGCAAATATCGATGCCATAGCAAACAGTCTGGGCGTGGAGCTGATAGTCAACGGCGAGGTTTTTGATTATCTAGAATCCGGCTCGAGCGGCCAGATTCCCAAGGTAGAATTTTCCATACAGATGTTCGAACGGGACAGCAGAAAGATACTCTGGTACTCCCGCAGCCGTAATGAGGGGGGGGACGGGGTGTTTTTCTTTGATGCTGGGCAGATCAGCACAGCCAGCGTCTTGACCGACCGGATGGCACAGTCGCTGGTGAAACGCATGAATGAGAGTACTGTTGCGAAATGACGGACAGCATTAAAATCAAGGCCTAAGTGAGGAATCATGAAATTCAAGTCCCGTGTATCCCTGTCCCTTCTTTCCCTTCTACTTTACGCTTCACTGGCTATGGCCGCCGATACCCAGCTGGGCAGTGTGGCACCGGGGGCAGCCCCGGCACCGGTCAACTCCGGGGTGAAACCGGCCGCCGAAACCACTTCCGGCAACTCCGCAGCGCCTTCCCCGGCTGTGGCTGAAGCCCCGGCTCCCAAACCCGATACTGTCACTATACGGCTGAATGCACCACTACTGTCACCCAAGTTCTCCTCGACCCCTCTGGCTGTGGTCAACGACGACATTATTACCTTCGAAGACCTCAAATCCGCCATTGGTATGATCCACTCTGGCATGGGCACGGAGCAGGCCGCCCCTAAAAAGAATTTCGCGGATGTGCTCAAGCGCCTGGTCAACGTGCGCCTGATGGTCCAGGAAGCACGGAATATCGGATTGGACAAGGATGAACAGATCAAACCTGCCATGGACGAGTTCAAAAAGCAGCTCCTGCGGGACACGCTCCTGAACGAACAAGTCAAGGATATTGCTGCCGATGAGAAGGATGTTGCAAGGATTGCGCGCGAACGCTCCATGGAATGGCGCCTGAAATCGCTGGTCGTCGGGCAGCTCTCCACAGTCAAGGCCTTTGAAGCGGAGATTAAGGCGGGCAATCCCTTTGACAAGGTCTATGACAGCTTTGTCAGCGATGGACGCGGCAAAAAGGGAGGCAATGTCGAGGAGTTCATAGCGAGGGATGCCATCGACCCGACCATGTTGGTTGCACTGGAGAAGTTGAAAGTCGGTGATACCGGGAAGCCTGTTGCCATAGAAAAAGGGTACGTTATATACCGCGTAGAAGAGATCCGCACCAAGGACGATCCCAAGATGGTCGAACAGGTCCGCCAGGAACTGACCTCGCAGCGGCGGGTGGCGGCGCTGAAGAAGTTCAACGATTCGCTGGTCAAAAAATACGTCAAAATGAAAAAATTGTACAAAACACTGGATTATGAAAACAAGAAGATCCCGTTTGAGAAACTTCTGAAGGACAACCGTGTTATCGCCGAGATCCAGGGGGAAAAGCCGCTTACCGTTGCGGACTTTTCGGATGCGGTGTCTGCCAAGTTTTTCCACGGCGTTAAACGGGCCATCGAGAGCAAGAAGGTGAACAAGGAGAAAGATGCCATCCTGGAGGAGATACTCAGCGGGATCGTGATCGACAAGGAAGCCCGACTGCGGAGAATAGACCAGACTGAGGAGTATCACAACAAGGTCAAGAGCAAAGAGGACACCCTCCTGTTCGGTCAGTTCATGCAGAAGGTTGTGGTGCCTGAGGTGACGATTACACGGGACGAGACAAAGGCCTATTACACCGAGCATGCCAAGGATTTCATCAGTCCAGCTTCCTATCTGCTGGATGCCATCGCCTTTTATAGCCCCGAAAAGGCCGAGGAAGCGGTAAACAAACTGCGGACCGGCACAGATTTCAAATGGTACAAGGCGAATGCAGAAGGCCAGGATTCCATCAGTACGCGGTATGAGGCATTTTTCGAAGGGAACCCCGTTGCCCTGGATGAACTGCCGGCCAAGATGAAGCAGGCACTTTCGGGCAGTGCCAAGGGCGATTACCGGCCATTTGTCGACGGCACCATTGGCTATGTTCTAGCGGTGGTTGATTACCAGGCGCCGGCACCTCTGCCGTACGAGACGGTCGAGGGTGTGATCAGGGAAAAGGTGTCATACATGAAACTCAATGACAATATTGAATCCTGGTCCACAAAACTGAGGAAAGCCTCGGAAGTCACGGTATACGCCGACTTCACCCAACAGGAGAAACCATGAACACGTTGAAGAACTTGCGGGTCGGGACTATGGCACTGGTCATGCTGCTTGTCTGTGGCGGCATGCTCCCTTGGGTCGCGTCCGACAGCTATGCCGCCAAAAAAATGGCCAGCAAGGATTGTCTGGACTGCCACACGAAATTCGAAGCCAAGTACTTTTCCATGAAGAACCTCCATACGATCGTCAAGGAGAAAAAGTGTGAAGGGTGCCATCTCCGCCATGGTCGAGTGCCCAAACTGCTGCTCAAGAAGGATGGCAATCAGATCTGTCTGGACTGCCATGCCCCGGCCAAGGTGGGGCTGAACCGGAAATTCGTCCATGTGCCGCTCAAGTCGGGTAAATGTTCGGGATGCCACAACCCCCATGGCTCGCAGGCACCCGCCATGCTTATGGCAGAGGGAAATGACGTCTGCTACAGCTGTCATAAAAAGCAAGCCTTCGAGAAGAAATTTGTCCATGAGGTGTTGCGCAAGGGGGGGTGCAAGACTTGTCACAGCGCCCACAGCTCGGACGAACGTTATTTGCTGACCAAGGCTGAACCGGCCCTCTGCCTGGGCTGCCACGACAAGTCGTCCAGTGCGTTCACGAAGGCCCACGGTGGCTACCCGGTGGAAGGCAAGGTCTGCACCGGCTGCCATAACCCACATACCTCGAACCAGCCGAAACTGCTCAAGCAGAGTGTTCACAACCCCGTTGCCACACAAGGGTGCGACGGGTGTCATGCCGCGGCAAACTCGGCGGCACCCTTTAGTGTGACCCAGAAGGGATCGGCGCTTTGCCTGCAGTGCCATGAAATGCCCGCGCTCACAGCGGGCGGAACCGTCCAGCACGCCCCCTTCAAGAGCGGTGAATGTCTAAGTTGCCATAATCCCCATACCTCCGAGTATGCCAAACTGATGTCCCAGGACGGCAATAAGCTCTGCTACGGATGTCATAAGGCCAAGGCCGAGACGATGGCCTACAAGCACGCACCGATGGGGGATGCCAAGGGCTGTCTGTCGTGCCACAGGCCGCATGCCGCCGCTTTCAAGGGCCTGGTCAACAAGAAGGGCGCTGATCTGTGCAATGAGTGCCATGCCAATACCAAGGACGCTTTAAAGAGCAAAACGGTTCACGAACCCTTCAAGGGGGGCGATTGCCAGTCGTGCCACAACCCGCACGGCTCCAATTTCACTGCCATGGCGGTGGACCGCGTAGACAAACTCTGCTATTCCTGCCACTCGGATTCGGAAACTAATTTTAAAAAGACCTACACTCACAAGCCGGTTGTTGGCGGCGAATGCCTTTCCTGCCATAAGGGGCACGCCAGCGCTGAGGCAAAGCTTCTTAAGGCCGCCGGCCCGAAACTCTGCAGCACCTGCCATGAGAAGATGATGACGGCCGAAACCGGCGGCACCAACCATGATCCGTTCAAGGGGGGCGAGTGCATGACCTGCCATGACGCCCACGCCAGCAATGCCGCCGGGATGCTGGTAAAACCGCAGGTCCAGGTATGCGCCGGCTGCCACGAGCCCTACAAGGGGCTTAAGGAGGCGGTGTCCACGCATAAGCCATTCACCGAGGGGAACTGTTCCATGTGTCACAACCCTCACAAGGCCAAATTGAAAAACCTGCTGGTAACCCAGGGGCCCGGCCTATGCTACACCTGTCACAAGGATATTGAGGCCAAGATGACCAAGGAGAAGCCGCACAACCCGGCACAGCAGGACTGTCTGAACTGCCACAAGCCGCATTATGCTGGGAACGCCAAACTGTTGGCATCGAAAGTGGGTGCAACGTGCGACCAGTGCCATGATGCCTCTAAAGCACCTTTTGTTAAGGCGCACATCGGTATTGAGGCATCCGTGATGAACTGCATGGACTGTCACGACCCCCATGCGTCCAAGGATCCGAAGTTTTTCAAGAGCTCGGTCCATGCACCCTTTGCGTCGCGCGCTTGCGAAGAGTGTCATATCGTTCCCAAGCCGTGATAAGGAGATAGATACATGAGAGTGTGGAGCGTTACGTTATTGCTGGCAATCATGGTGCTGACCGTTTGGGACCATTGCCTGGCGGCCGGCACCGATCAGCAGTTCAAGCTTAAGCCGGGGGCACGGGGCATCCTTTGCCTGAACTGCCATAACAATTTCAAGGAGAAGATGGCCCGGAAGGTGATTCATACACCGCTCAAAAAGAATGAGTGCAACGGCTGCCACAACCCCCATACGTCCTCCCACGGCAAGATGCTGGCTGCCGATACCAAGAAG
Protein-coding sequences here:
- a CDS encoding peptidylprolyl isomerase, whose translation is MKFKSRVSLSLLSLLLYASLAMAADTQLGSVAPGAAPAPVNSGVKPAAETTSGNSAAPSPAVAEAPAPKPDTVTIRLNAPLLSPKFSSTPLAVVNDDIITFEDLKSAIGMIHSGMGTEQAAPKKNFADVLKRLVNVRLMVQEARNIGLDKDEQIKPAMDEFKKQLLRDTLLNEQVKDIAADEKDVARIARERSMEWRLKSLVVGQLSTVKAFEAEIKAGNPFDKVYDSFVSDGRGKKGGNVEEFIARDAIDPTMLVALEKLKVGDTGKPVAIEKGYVIYRVEEIRTKDDPKMVEQVRQELTSQRRVAALKKFNDSLVKKYVKMKKLYKTLDYENKKIPFEKLLKDNRVIAEIQGEKPLTVADFSDAVSAKFFHGVKRAIESKKVNKEKDAILEEILSGIVIDKEARLRRIDQTEEYHNKVKSKEDTLLFGQFMQKVVVPEVTITRDETKAYYTEHAKDFISPASYLLDAIAFYSPEKAEEAVNKLRTGTDFKWYKANAEGQDSISTRYEAFFEGNPVALDELPAKMKQALSGSAKGDYRPFVDGTIGYVLAVVDYQAPAPLPYETVEGVIREKVSYMKLNDNIESWSTKLRKASEVTVYADFTQQEKP
- a CDS encoding cytochrome c3 family protein produces the protein MNTLKNLRVGTMALVMLLVCGGMLPWVASDSYAAKKMASKDCLDCHTKFEAKYFSMKNLHTIVKEKKCEGCHLRHGRVPKLLLKKDGNQICLDCHAPAKVGLNRKFVHVPLKSGKCSGCHNPHGSQAPAMLMAEGNDVCYSCHKKQAFEKKFVHEVLRKGGCKTCHSAHSSDERYLLTKAEPALCLGCHDKSSSAFTKAHGGYPVEGKVCTGCHNPHTSNQPKLLKQSVHNPVATQGCDGCHAAANSAAPFSVTQKGSALCLQCHEMPALTAGGTVQHAPFKSGECLSCHNPHTSEYAKLMSQDGNKLCYGCHKAKAETMAYKHAPMGDAKGCLSCHRPHAAAFKGLVNKKGADLCNECHANTKDALKSKTVHEPFKGGDCQSCHNPHGSNFTAMAVDRVDKLCYSCHSDSETNFKKTYTHKPVVGGECLSCHKGHASAEAKLLKAAGPKLCSTCHEKMMTAETGGTNHDPFKGGECMTCHDAHASNAAGMLVKPQVQVCAGCHEPYKGLKEAVSTHKPFTEGNCSMCHNPHKAKLKNLLVTQGPGLCYTCHKDIEAKMTKEKPHNPAQQDCLNCHKPHYAGNAKLLASKVGATCDQCHDASKAPFVKAHIGIEASVMNCMDCHDPHASKDPKFFKSSVHAPFASRACEECHIVPKP